One window of Mangrovibacterium diazotrophicum genomic DNA carries:
- a CDS encoding ABC transporter permease — MFDIDKWQEILATIKKNKMRTFLTGFSVAWGIFMLMILLGSGNGLSNGVANNFMGDAVNAMWIWSGETTVPYQGLKSGRPIQFHNEDYDVLKSLPGVESVSGRYYMGNTRYSYGSESGEYTTVTCHPELNDVDQNVMLEGRYINKVDINEKRKVVVLGKDIRDALFKDKPALGEYVKVNNVPFKVVGVCVEPESTRNRNAFMPVSTAQMVFNGSNRLHNFAITINGKDLEESKAIEEQIRNTFARKLRFDKTDESAMGVYNKLENYIQTMRIFQAIKIFIWIIGIGTLIAGIVGVSNIMLIVVKERTKEIGIRKAIGASPSSVIGLILLESILITTIAGYIGLVLGTGLMELINYLMMQSAGGGPQQGETLFLNPTVDFGVAVAATLLLVVAGTIAGYIPAKRAASIKPIVALRDE; from the coding sequence ATGTTTGATATCGATAAGTGGCAGGAGATTCTGGCCACGATCAAAAAAAATAAAATGCGCACCTTCCTGACCGGCTTCTCGGTTGCCTGGGGGATTTTCATGTTGATGATCCTGCTGGGCTCGGGCAACGGCTTGAGTAATGGTGTTGCCAACAACTTTATGGGCGATGCAGTAAACGCCATGTGGATTTGGAGCGGTGAAACAACTGTTCCTTACCAAGGTTTGAAATCAGGTCGACCCATTCAGTTTCACAATGAAGACTACGATGTTTTGAAAAGCCTTCCGGGTGTGGAATCAGTTTCGGGCCGATATTATATGGGGAATACGCGCTATTCCTACGGTAGCGAGTCTGGTGAATACACGACGGTAACCTGCCACCCTGAGTTGAACGATGTTGATCAGAATGTGATGCTTGAAGGGCGTTACATTAATAAAGTTGACATTAACGAGAAACGAAAAGTGGTCGTGCTCGGGAAAGACATTCGTGATGCGCTGTTCAAGGACAAACCAGCTTTGGGCGAATATGTGAAAGTGAATAACGTTCCTTTCAAAGTCGTTGGTGTTTGTGTGGAGCCGGAGTCGACCCGTAATCGGAATGCGTTTATGCCGGTCTCTACTGCTCAAATGGTTTTCAACGGATCGAACCGCTTGCACAACTTCGCGATCACGATTAATGGAAAAGATTTGGAAGAAAGCAAAGCCATTGAAGAACAGATTCGCAACACGTTTGCCCGTAAGTTAAGGTTTGATAAAACGGACGAGAGTGCGATGGGGGTGTACAATAAACTGGAAAACTACATCCAGACCATGCGCATTTTTCAGGCCATTAAAATATTCATCTGGATCATTGGAATTGGTACGCTAATCGCCGGAATCGTGGGCGTGAGCAACATCATGCTGATTGTGGTGAAGGAACGGACCAAAGAAATCGGGATTCGGAAAGCTATTGGTGCAAGTCCGTCATCCGTGATTGGTTTGATTCTTTTGGAGTCAATATTGATCACCACCATTGCCGGTTACATTGGCTTGGTGCTGGGCACCGGTTTGATGGAACTGATCAATTACCTGATGATGCAATCGGCAGGCGGCGGACCGCAGCAAGGTGAGACTCTTTTCCTGAACCCGACGGTTGATTTTGGCGTGGCCGTGGCGGCAACTTTGTTGCTGGTTGTTGCCGGAACCATAGCCGGCTACATTCCTGCCAAACGAGCCGCGAGCATAAAACCAATTGTTGCCTTAAGAGATGAGTAA